From a single Solanum dulcamara chromosome 4, daSolDulc1.2, whole genome shotgun sequence genomic region:
- the LOC129885875 gene encoding 40S ribosomal protein S12-like has product MSGEDAAVAVPVAETPAPALGEPMDIMTALQLVLRKSKAHGGLARGLHEGAKVIEKHAAQLCVLAEDCDQPDYVKLVKALCADHNVSLITVPNAKTLGEWAGLCKIDSEGKARKVVGCGCVVVKDYGEETEGLHIVQEYVKSH; this is encoded by the exons atgtCTGG AGAGGATGCTGCTGTTGCTGTTCCTGTTGCCGAGACTCCTGCTCCGGCTCTTGGAGAGCCCATGGATATCATGACTGCTCTGCAGCTGGTCCTCAGGAAGTCTAAAGCTCATGGAGGTCTTGCTCGAGGACTCCATGAGGGTGCTAAGGTCATTGAGAAGCATGCTGCACAGCTTTGTGTGCTAGCAGAGGACTGTGACCAGCCAGATTATGTCAAACTGGTGAAAGCTCTTTGTGCTGATCACAACGTCAGTTTGATTACAGTTCCCAATGCAAAAACTCTCGGCGAATGGGCTGGT TTATGTAAGATTGATTCTGAAGGAAAAGCAAGGAAGGTTGTTGGTTGTGGCTGTGTTGTCGTGAAG GATTACGGTGAAGAGACTGAGGGTCTCCATATCGTCCAAGAGTACGTGAAATCTCATTAG
- the LOC129884606 gene encoding serine/threonine-protein kinase-like protein At5g23170, whose product MKEFEYKELVKATENFSQSKLIGKGSHGFVYKGILEEGKIIAIKKQSLGLQKIQDNSKLKNEVSILSSLSENSFIVNFLGTSCHYHDDSSKNETFLIMEYLPNGTLYQMLHAQNNILPNWPKRAQIAIQVAKAIQFLHQTKPNSIVHRDIKSANILFDSNWNAKLADLGLALRMKIDRENRHDDESPIHSSNSVARPAGTIGYLDPAYTKPSKLSTKNDVFSFGVLLFEIMSSRKAIDVSKSPVSIVDWATKLIKEGQALEICDKRMHVPWYMEATIKNMLSIATRCVSPKKIMRPSIEEIVMEMENVIIEPIKYPLWNILRGLTLLKRKRKRCRKNCSIITTNNVTKTCAQHEKKLIREILADKVTE is encoded by the coding sequence atgaagGAATTTGAGTATAAAGAGCTTGTAAAAGCCACAGAGAACTtctcacaatcaaaactcattGGTAAAGGAAGCCATGGTTTTGTATACAAAGGCATCTTAGAAGAAGGTAAGATCATAGCCATAAAGAAACAATCATTGGGTCTTCAAAAAATTCAGGACAACTCCAAACTCAAAAACGAAGTAAGTATTTTATCGTCTTTGTCAGAAAACTCTTTCATAGTTAATTTTCTTGGAACGAGTTGTCATTATCATGACGACTCGTCCAAGAATGAAACTTTTCTCATCATGGAGTACTTGCCAAATGGCACCCTTTATCAAATGCTTCATGCACAAAATAATATCCTTCCTAATTGGCCTAAACGTGCCCAAATAGCCATTCAAGTTGCTAAAGCAATTCAATTTCTTCACCAAACTAAGCCTAATTCAATTGTTCATAGAGATATAAAGTCGGCCAATATTTTGTTTGATTCAAATTGGAATGCTAAGTTGGCTGATCTTGGACTTGCCCTAAGGATGAAAATTGATCGTGAAAATCGCCATGATGACGAGTCACCGATTCATAGTTCCAACTCAGTGGCTCGTCCTGCTGGCACGATCGGATACCTCGATCCTGCTTACACCAAACCAAGCAAATTAAGCACGAAAAATGATGTATTTAGTTTTGGGGTCTTACTATTTGAGATTATGTCTTCAAGAAAAGCGATCGATGTATCGAAATCGCCCGTTTCTATAGTTGATTGGGCAACAAAATTGATTAAAGAGGGACAAGCTTTGGAAATTTGTGATAAAAGAATGCATGTGCCATGGTACATGGAGGCCACGATAAAGAACATGTTAAGCATAGCCACACGTTGTGTTTCTCCAAAGAAAATAATGCGACCATCAATTGAAGAAATTGTGATGGAAATGGAGAATGTGATAATTGAGCCAATTAAGTATCCTTTATGGAATATATTACGAGGCCTAACACttttgaaaaggaaaagaaaaagatgcAGAAAAAATTGTAGTATTATTACTACAAATAATGTTACCAAGACATGTGCACAACATGAAAAGAAGTTGATTAGGGAAATATTGGCGGATAAAGTCACAGAGTAA